The DNA region TTCTATTTATCAATCGCGATGGGGCATTGAAGTTTTCTTTAAGCAATTAAAACAAAACTTGAAGTTAGCTGATTTTTTAGGACATAACAAAAATGCAATTCAATGGCAAGTTTGGACTGCTCTGCTTACCTATGTTTTACTAAGGTTTCTAGCTTTCAGATCTCAATGGCCACATTCCTTCTCAAGAATTACGACTTTAATACGGGGAGTGTTATGGAGCTATTTCGATTTGTCTTCACTTTTAAAAACTTGTGGGACAGTCAGTGATCCGCCAAAGATCAAAGCCGTTCCAGATCAAGCGTATCTACCAAACTTTGATAAGGCATTCTATGGGACAGCATGTGTTTGATTAAGTCCAGTTTTAATTAAAACCGTCAAACCCCTTCAACGAAAATAATAGCTAACACGCACAAACATTAAGCGATATGAGCTAATTCAGAAATTTATGGGATGATTGTGATTAAAAAGTTAAAATAGCCACGAATCAAGAAAGTCATTCTTCACAAAAAACAGTTTAAGGATAGTCAAATCCGCCAAATCGAAAAGGTCATAAACTCACCCTAAAAAAAGACTCAATAACCTAAAAATAAAGAAGTTACATAAATCTCAATGAGTTTTTATAATTTTATCAACTTTTTTGCCGAATTTGTAGCAAAAGTTTTTTTCGCTTGCTTTCTAAGATATATTACTTTCAAGCAAATGGGAAAAAATGGAAAATAAACAATTCAGTCTAATTGAGCTCTTGGTCGTGGTTGCGATCATTGGAATTCTCGCATCGCTCTTGATGCCATCGCTGAAATCTGCCCGCGGATCAGCAAAACAAGCTTCCTGTAAAAATAATATGAAGCAACTAGGCATCGGCATTCTCATGTACCATGGTGATCAAGATGAAAAAATTCCTTATGCCAACATAAATGGCTCAATAGATGGTTGGGATAGTCTTATTAGAAGCTACCTGACAACTAAGACGGCTAGTGGATTTTGGGATAGCACTGAAAAAATAGACTCCATGCGTTGCCCAAGTGCTCGACAGCCTGAAATCATAGGAACAATCTACACAGGAACTTATGCCATGCCTGCTGGAAATGCCAATGATGCGACTATGACTAACCTAGCTGTTCCGCATTATGGTTATCGTATAGTAGGAGGCTCTCCCTACCGTAAAATATCCGACCTTCCCGACCCCACAGGAACCATGGCTTTAACAGAAGTCGACACCAGTAGTGGTGCCTCTCGTCAAGGCATAGGTTTCTTTACACATAGGGCAGACTTTCAAACCAATGATGGAGCCAATGGCTCATCCAACGACGGCTCTTCAAACACCACACTCAATCTCCACAATAGATCCAATGTTAATTACCTATTTGCCGATGGCCATGTCGAATCACTCTACCCGCTCTCCACACGAGTTGTTGGTGCGGGTGGCCCTAGTTCTGCTTGGGATGGCATTTGGAGTGTAGCTGCTGGTGATTAATTATAGCTTTGCTTTCACGAAGAACTGAGCTTCGATAAAAGGGCTTGCCCCAGCCGTTTTGATGCTGAAATTGTGATGTCCCTGGGCTAAGTCAAAGCTCGCAGAGTCAACTTTTACTTCTCTAAGTTTATTCCAATTTTGATCGTAAACCCCAACTGTACCCCCTCCCTGGTACCAGAGGTATTCCCCTGTTTGGAAAGCCCCTTTTATCTCTAACTTATTATTTCCCGCTGTGACTTGGATCTCATTTACTTGAACCTGACGTTCCTCCATCAGTTCTAGAGCTTTAATTTTCACT from Lentisphaera araneosa HTCC2155 includes:
- a CDS encoding DUF1559 domain-containing protein is translated as MENKQFSLIELLVVVAIIGILASLLMPSLKSARGSAKQASCKNNMKQLGIGILMYHGDQDEKIPYANINGSIDGWDSLIRSYLTTKTASGFWDSTEKIDSMRCPSARQPEIIGTIYTGTYAMPAGNANDATMTNLAVPHYGYRIVGGSPYRKISDLPDPTGTMALTEVDTSSGASRQGIGFFTHRADFQTNDGANGSSNDGSSNTTLNLHNRSNVNYLFADGHVESLYPLSTRVVGAGGPSSAWDGIWSVAAGD